One region of Rhodohalobacter mucosus genomic DNA includes:
- a CDS encoding PepSY-like domain-containing protein has translation MKANQMPVTRIAYAIVILFIFFSQSSVLFAQETEIDKSEVPEAVLQAIESDYMSCSGEITWYIHSGSDNINYYVVNATGDKITCEAYYDRNGNLIHSKTVMKDAKLPIPILEAVYEIYPEWTITEDHVVIRDFDENKMYSEVEITKGRESKTLYFDSNGEELTPGLVFGPGKEMVSANAIPNPVTERVQSDYMSCRENITWYSYTERPGMRPDYYVATATGDGIRCESRYDRNGNLVSSKTVATNVKLPSAITRFIARDYPGWTITGDQRITTDFDETTTYYTVVIRSESGERQTLYFDRNGNKIDPANV, from the coding sequence ATGAAAGCAAATCAAATGCCAGTAACCCGAATAGCATATGCTATTGTAATTCTATTCATTTTCTTTTCACAAAGTAGTGTGCTATTCGCCCAGGAAACTGAAATAGATAAGAGTGAAGTGCCTGAAGCGGTATTACAGGCTATTGAATCAGATTACATGAGTTGTAGTGGCGAAATTACGTGGTATATCCACAGTGGCTCAGATAATATCAATTACTATGTAGTTAATGCCACAGGTGATAAGATCACGTGTGAAGCTTATTATGACAGAAACGGAAATCTGATTCATTCCAAAACTGTAATGAAAGACGCTAAGCTGCCGATTCCAATTCTGGAAGCTGTCTACGAAATTTATCCTGAATGGACCATAACCGAGGATCATGTTGTGATTCGTGATTTCGACGAAAATAAAATGTATTCTGAAGTTGAGATTACCAAAGGAAGAGAAAGCAAGACGCTCTATTTCGATTCCAATGGTGAGGAACTAACACCCGGACTGGTTTTCGGACCAGGCAAGGAGATGGTATCAGCTAATGCGATTCCTAATCCTGTTACAGAACGTGTTCAATCGGATTATATGAGTTGCCGGGAGAATATTACATGGTACAGCTATACAGAAAGGCCTGGTATGCGACCAGACTACTATGTAGCCACAGCAACAGGTGATGGAATAAGGTGTGAGTCCAGGTATGACCGGAATGGTAATCTTGTCAGTTCTAAAACCGTTGCCACAAATGTGAAGCTGCCAAGTGCAATTACACGATTTATTGCCAGAGATTACCCCGGATGGACTATTACAGGTGATCAGAGGATTACAACCGATTTTGATGAAACCACAACGTATTATACGGTGGTTATCAGATCTGAAAGCGGTGAGCGTCAAACCCTCTATTTTGATAGAAACGGTAATAAAATTGACCCTGCGAATGTCTGA
- a CDS encoding metallophosphoesterase — protein MPWALRMVTYAAVLLLIFLTWFGYRYLKSLDRIELSHKMWLKALFFLAAALFLAYPVGGHLLYWIGGSFDRNGFPLPFIYLFWYGLVFTGVMLNWLIIHDITRPLAVRYVDRPAKEVNKSWAGAFLIMTLVTFIYTSGKMYADTGRMVLHEIEAGDYMEHSDTGADAEDLNVVHIADLHADIYTKRDKLSRYIDLVNRAEPDIVIVSGDLITSGLDFIREGARALGEINAPEGVFFVMGDHDYWTGTQHIESALVEEGIDVLQNENRTITFNGKEIKITGVTELYSYRVEPQLLDSLLAKEEGDYFHIVAAHQASERLIRRSQLSEADLLLTGHTHGGQINIPLFFMPLTAVMEETPYVRGAYQLERLLLNVNSGLGFTLSPVRYNAPASVSVLRIALP, from the coding sequence ATGCCCTGGGCACTTCGAATGGTAACCTATGCAGCGGTTTTGCTGCTGATCTTCCTCACCTGGTTCGGATATCGCTATCTGAAAAGCCTTGACAGGATAGAGTTAAGCCATAAAATGTGGCTGAAAGCTCTGTTTTTTCTTGCAGCCGCGCTCTTTTTGGCTTATCCCGTTGGCGGACACCTGCTGTACTGGATCGGCGGATCATTCGACCGTAACGGTTTCCCGTTGCCTTTCATTTACCTTTTTTGGTATGGTCTGGTGTTTACGGGGGTGATGCTGAACTGGCTCATTATCCACGACATAACACGTCCCCTTGCGGTCAGATACGTGGACAGGCCGGCAAAGGAGGTCAACAAAAGCTGGGCGGGCGCATTTCTGATAATGACCCTTGTTACCTTCATCTATACGTCAGGAAAGATGTACGCTGATACCGGGCGTATGGTGTTGCATGAGATAGAAGCCGGTGACTATATGGAGCATTCAGATACGGGTGCGGATGCCGAAGATCTGAATGTTGTTCATATCGCAGATCTTCACGCAGACATCTATACAAAGAGGGATAAACTTTCAAGATATATCGACCTTGTAAACCGGGCAGAGCCTGATATTGTGATTGTGTCGGGTGATTTGATTACGTCAGGCCTCGATTTTATCCGGGAGGGTGCGCGAGCTCTTGGGGAGATCAATGCACCGGAGGGTGTTTTTTTCGTGATGGGCGACCACGATTACTGGACCGGGACACAGCACATTGAAAGCGCGCTTGTGGAAGAGGGGATAGACGTGCTTCAAAATGAGAACCGGACCATCACTTTCAACGGAAAAGAGATCAAAATTACGGGTGTTACGGAGCTGTACAGTTACAGGGTTGAACCGCAGCTTCTGGATTCACTGCTTGCGAAAGAAGAAGGGGACTATTTTCATATTGTGGCGGCTCATCAGGCATCGGAAAGGCTGATACGCCGGTCGCAGCTCTCGGAGGCAGACCTGCTGCTCACAGGGCATACCCACGGCGGACAGATCAACATCCCTCTCTTTTTCATGCCTTTGACTGCTGTAATGGAAGAAACACCGTATGTCCGCGGAGCCTATCAGCTGGAACGCCTGTTGTTGAATGTAAACAGCGGACTCGGGTTTACACTCTCACCTGTGCGATACAATGCACCAGCGTCGGTTTCGGTGCTTCGCATTGCCTTGCCATAG
- a CDS encoding DUF4139 domain-containing protein, with amino-acid sequence MHIPIILTIWLLTGLQLQTPETDLNQDPEINIEPPVTSVTLFPEGAQITHHVSVDIPSGNQTIVFSGLNREINASTSTIGLGGNVEIVSVSHRVTRRRATVNADSIARLESEKEMLEATIRSVQIDQQVIDYEMEMLSVNREPEAGNNDSLRDLLTLHRERIRDLKTETIQLSDSLQTLRTRLNEINRALQQPGYQPYISEGELLVEVNNPTPGSFDTEISYQVSRAGWKPEYELRVQGVDEDISGKLAAIVYNNTNQTWQDVEITLSTRIPQRGTTTPNLDPWFLDFFEPQMTVLERRRAELDELVVSGNAESADLGASLAMPPPPPPSFRSESMIARQFMLRDRQTIESGNERSRLTLEEYSVPADFTYFSVPKIQEGAILLANIPEWEDTFLLPGSAMLHLEDTFVGQTYLNPQTVSDTLEVSFGRDNGIVVTREKSGERSERSFFRNRVTQTVAHEISIRNTKGYPVEIELMDQIPVSVREEIEVTATELSGGDLTNETGFVNWVLTVEPSEMITLELVYEVRYPSGQNIRLE; translated from the coding sequence ATGCATATTCCAATCATACTGACTATCTGGCTATTAACAGGGCTTCAGCTGCAGACGCCTGAAACTGATTTAAATCAGGATCCTGAAATCAATATTGAGCCGCCCGTTACCTCTGTAACCCTTTTTCCGGAAGGAGCACAAATCACCCATCACGTATCAGTTGATATACCCTCCGGCAATCAAACCATCGTTTTTTCAGGACTGAACCGGGAGATTAATGCATCAACCAGCACAATCGGGCTGGGTGGAAACGTTGAAATCGTTTCAGTCAGTCACAGAGTCACCAGACGGAGAGCAACTGTGAATGCGGACAGTATTGCCAGGCTGGAGTCAGAAAAAGAGATGCTTGAAGCGACTATCCGTTCAGTGCAAATTGATCAGCAGGTAATCGACTACGAAATGGAGATGCTATCCGTAAATCGTGAACCGGAAGCTGGAAATAACGATTCACTGAGAGACCTGCTCACCCTTCACCGAGAGCGCATTCGGGACTTGAAGACCGAAACAATACAGCTTTCCGATTCCCTTCAAACTCTGCGAACCAGACTTAATGAGATTAACCGGGCCCTGCAGCAGCCGGGATATCAGCCCTATATATCTGAAGGAGAACTTCTTGTAGAGGTAAACAATCCAACACCCGGCAGCTTCGATACGGAGATTTCCTACCAGGTAAGCCGAGCAGGATGGAAGCCGGAATACGAGTTGCGGGTACAAGGTGTCGATGAAGATATATCAGGGAAACTGGCTGCAATAGTTTACAACAATACGAATCAAACATGGCAAGATGTGGAAATAACCCTCTCCACACGAATACCACAAAGAGGTACCACTACTCCGAATTTGGATCCATGGTTTCTGGACTTTTTTGAACCCCAAATGACTGTGCTGGAACGCAGGAGAGCTGAGTTGGATGAACTTGTAGTAAGCGGCAATGCAGAGTCTGCTGACCTCGGCGCAAGCCTGGCAATGCCACCCCCACCACCCCCGTCATTCCGATCTGAATCAATGATAGCCCGACAATTTATGCTCAGAGACAGGCAAACCATCGAATCCGGAAATGAGAGAAGCCGTCTCACGCTGGAAGAGTATTCTGTGCCTGCCGATTTCACTTACTTCTCCGTTCCAAAGATTCAGGAGGGGGCCATTCTACTTGCCAATATCCCTGAATGGGAAGATACGTTCTTACTTCCTGGATCTGCGATGCTCCACCTTGAGGACACCTTTGTGGGACAAACCTACCTGAATCCACAAACCGTATCCGATACCCTCGAGGTCTCATTCGGCCGCGACAACGGTATTGTTGTTACCAGGGAAAAATCCGGGGAAAGAAGCGAACGATCCTTTTTCAGAAACAGGGTCACTCAAACCGTCGCGCATGAGATCAGTATCCGGAACACAAAGGGCTACCCGGTTGAAATAGAGCTGATGGACCAGATCCCCGTCAGCGTCCGCGAAGAAATTGAGGTAACGGCAACCGAGCTTAGCGGCGGTGATCTTACCAATGAGACCGGCTTTGTTAACTGGGTGCTGACTGTTGAACCTTCGGAAATGATCACGCTTGAGCTTGTCTATGAGGTGAGATATCCATCGGGACAAAACATCCGGCTTGAGTGA